In a single window of the Rhizoctonia solani chromosome 16, complete sequence genome:
- a CDS encoding GNAT family acetyltransferase produces MTFPAVGYTYEKNPEIHNDFHRVELQTALMGAGRVFGAFIDIEGVERLAGIAIWYGPGKQFLDENDPEQLVYWTHFSNKLDPKPVSGGRKCQLTLDGLGEGVKKGLFHLQVLGVHPNFHRRGVGRALIDYMLPQIDAQGIASCVETANEANMLFYGSFGFQVKSKKEFPSTHGDFVMWCLRREPNAGKELPSN; encoded by the exons ATGACCTTCCCTGCGGTGGGATATACATACGAGAAAAATCCCGAAATACACAACGATTTCCATAGGGTAGAACTTCAGACAGCACTTATGGGCGCTGGACGTGTGTTTGGCGCCTTTATTGACATCGAGGGAGTTGAACGCCTAGCTGGGATTGCTATCTGGTATGGACCAGGAAAGCAATTTCTTGACGA AAATGACCCTGAGCAACTGGTATATTGGACACATTTTTCGAATAAACTGGATCCGAAACCCGTCAGTGGTGGAAGGAAGTG TCAACTCACCTTGGACGGGCTTGGTGAAGGGGTTAAGAAAGGGCTGTTTCACTTGCAAGTACTCGGAGTTCACCCTAATTTCCACAGAAGGGGAGTGGGAAGGGCTCTAATTGATTATATGCTGCCTCAA ATCGACGCGCAGGGAATTGCGTCTTGTGTGGAAACCGCCAATGAAGCCAAT ATGTTGTTTTATGGCAGCTTCGGGTTTCAGgtcaaatcaaagaaggagtTTCCCTCCACGCATGGCGACTTCGTTATGTGGTGCCTGAGGAGAGAACCCAATGCCGGAAAGGAGTTACCATCTAATTAA
- a CDS encoding Reverse transcriptase (RNA-dependent DNA polymerase), with product MSLPKNYRPIALLETLSKLLEKVITTRLTFEAGKHTLIPHSQFGGRDITSCTDAGICMIHDIKTHWKSNHRVSLITLDVSGYFNNVDHSRLIYTLDRMGYSNQICNWLKSYLSHRTAQFRVDGHLCPPIALPLLHLTLNGKNSTILPQGCIRWLGFFLDRKLLFKEHILNSANKAKAVIAGLRMLANTQRGHHQTRTHPIHHLRHPHPHIWIPLWFLGRRQKSLLEPLRKVQNQGLRWLLGAFKTTPIPCLEHLASIPPLHITCKKLIMNYATKLRTIPKLSQVAKRLPESWDTHTPTLNSNRNTRPRTWNPPSISLHHIATHIEFVTPHINHPSNPSIPFPDQIKIKDTTDGLKRDEYRNKILSEISVLEECHASVLGYSDGHAAVSNGIRKVGVGYVIRAGKRTLSSSSIGIGPRANIYDAEMLGILLAFMKAKQIAENQGYRKIRIYCDNQSAVKSIADLSRHPCQYASRIFVPAAKAFVEGHPERSIHITWTPGHNGVEGNERADRLANEGARVAPTPLFNRTITWAKEQATRKTVRSWKKAWYEHSETRINSKYYIPRPPALKLHPIFNSSKLGRDIECRLVQYLTGHGHYGEYHAQFHHDVDPRGILSEFSTNINDPTLFGSLAGLEAVAKFIAKTGIGRRRGGPQAAAQTITPGFGEYFINKLIELKAYEKTKSDTYLEEMTGLISIAFASNPLTLPALGVEYENNPELHNDFNRAQLYAALTGAGRVLGAFVNTDGHERLAGVSIWYEPGNQFLDDREGLGDGAKKNLLHLQVIGTHPEFQKGIGKAMVKHMLAQSDSRGIASCVETSKESNLLFYTGLGYEVKANRTIPSPYGDLTMRCLYRDPSCDKCEGA from the exons ATGTCCCTACCCAAGAACTACAGACCAATTGCCCTATTAGAAACCCTGTCTAAGCTCTTGGAGAAAGTCATTACCACCCGACTCACTTTTGAGGCTGGTAAACACACTCTCATCCCTCATAGCCAATTTGGAGGGAGGGATATCACATCTTGCACCGATGCAGGGATCTGCATGATCCATGACATCAAAACTCACTGGAAGTCAAATCACAGGGTCTCACTCATCACCCTTGACGTCTCTGGATACTTTAACAATGTGGACCACAGCAGACTTATATACACCTTAGACCGCATGGGATACTCCAACCAGATTTGCAATTGGCTCAAGTCATATCTCAGCCACAGAACTGCGCAGTTCAGGGTTGACGGGCACCTCTGCCCTCCCATTGCACTTCCCCT TCTTCACCTTACCCTGAATGGCAAGAACTCCACCATACTGCCTCAAGGATGTATCCGTTGGCTAGGATTCTTCTTAGATAGGAAGCTCTTGTTCAAAGAGCACATCCTGAATTCCGCTAACAAAGCCAAAGCTGTCATAGCCGGACTCAGAATGCTAGCCAACACACAGCGTGGACACCATCAAACACGCACGCATCCTATACATCACCTGCGTCATCCCCATCCTCACATATGGATCCCTCTGTGGTTTCTGGGGCGTAGACAGAAGTCGTTGCTTGAACCGCTTAGGAAGGTCCAGAACCAAGGATTGAGATGGCTTCTTGGAGCCTTCAAAACCACTCCCATCCCCTGTCTTGAACACCTAGCCTCCATCCCACCCCTGCACATCACGTGCAAGAAGCTCATCATGAATTACGCAACCAAGCTCAGAACCATCCCCAAGTTGTCCCAAGTTGCTAAACGTCTCCCTGAATCATGGgacacgcatacacccactcTCAACAGCAACAGGAACACAAGACCAAGAACTTGGAATCCCCCATCCATTTCATTGCATCACATAGCCACCCACATCGAGTTTGTCACGCCGCACATCAACCACCCATCCAATCCGTCCATTCCATTCCCTGatcaaatcaaaatcaaggacACCACCGACGGCCTTAAACGTGACGAATACCGCAACAAAATCCTATCCGAAATCAGCGTGCTGGAAGAATGTCATGCCAGCGTTCTTGGCTACTCAGATGGGCACGCGGCGGTGTCCAATGGCATTCGGAAAGTCGGCGTCGGCTACGTGATACGTGCCGGAAAAAGGACTTTGTCTTCGTCGTCAATCGGAATTGGACCGCGAGCCAACATATACGATGCAGAAATGCTGGGAATTCTATTAGCGTTCATGAAAGCTAAACAAATAGCCGAAAACCAAGGTTACCGCAAAATACGCATCTATTGCGACAACCAGTCCGCTGTTAAATCAATCGCCGACCTCTCGCGACATCCGTGCCAATACGCGTCCAGAATATTCGTCCccgccgccaaggcatttGTGGAGGGACACCCAGAACGATCCATACACATCACATGGACGCCCGGACACAACGGAGTCGAAGGCAACGAAAGAGCGGATCGTTTGGCTAACGAAGGAGCTAGAGTGGCCCCGACCCCCTTATTCAATCGCACCATCACATGGGCGAAAGAACAGGCAACACGCAAAACCGTACGTTCATGGAAGAAAGCATGGTACGAGCATTCAGAAACAAGAATAAACTCGAAATACTACATCCCCCGCCCACCCGCGCTCAAATTACATCCCATATTTAACTCAAGCAAATTGGGCAGGGACATCGAGTGCCGCCTCGTACAATACCTCACCGGGCACGGCCATTATGGCGAGTACCACGCACAATTCCATCACGACGTAGATCCCAG GGGGATACTTagtgagttttccaccaacattaacgatcccacactgtttggctccctCGCAGGTCTCGAAGCAGTCGCAAAGTTCATTGCCAAGACGGGCATAggccgaagacgaggaggcccgCAGGCAGCCGCTCAAACCAT CACACCCGGTTTTGGCGAGTACTTTATAAATAAACTAATAGAACTCAAGGCTTATGAAAAGACTAAGTCAGATACCTACCTGGAGGAAATGACCGGCTTGATTAGTATCGCATTTGCATCTA ATCCTCTAACCCTTCCTGCTCTGGGGGTAGAGTATGAGAATAACCCTGAACTTCACAATGACTTTAATAGAGCCCAGCTCTATGCGGCCCTGACAGGTGCTGGACGTGTACTGGGAGCATTTGTTAACACGGATGGTCATGAACGTTTGGCAGGAGTGTCTATTTGGTACGAGCCTGGGAATCAATTCCTTGATGA TCGCGAGGGCCTTGGTGATGGAGCTAAGAAAAACCTGCTTCATCTTCAAGTGATCGGCACTCACCCTGAATTCCAAAAAGGCATTGGCAAGGCCATGGTCAAGCATATGTTAGCACAA AGCGACTCTCGAGGAATCGCTTCGTGCGTTGAGACTTCAAAAGAATCAAAC TTGTTATTTTATACAGGGTTGGGCTATGAGGTCAAGGCTAATAGAACAATACCATCTCCATATGGGGATCTCACCATGCGGTGTCTCTATAGGGATCCCAGTTGCGACAAGTGTGAAGGAGCTTGA
- a CDS encoding TENA/THI-4 family protein, which translates to MPPSSLTSYLLSQTNSTAYIAATNHPFLKKAGEGTLSPETLAHWLYQDRIYAAHAYPRFVGLLIAKIPFETRDISSFRSDVTRAESTNRQILDCLSFSLVNIVREVKFFETTAGSIDAQNSSEIESERAETRNYTAEMARVASLGTLEEGLVFLWAMEKMYLDSWTFASKQTRQERPKGLDAFITNWTSDEFKNFVDDLEKLVDLLGIEQGSDNWRRAEATWNRVVELEEAFWPKV; encoded by the exons ATGCCCCCTTCAAGCCTCACTTCGTACCTTTTATCACAAACTAATTCGACAGCTTACATTGCGGCAACAAACCACCCGTTTCTCAAAAAAGCGGGGGAAGGTACACTTTCGCCGGAAACACTTGCACACTGGCTGTACCAGGACCGAATCTATGCTGCACACGCTTATCCCCGATTTGTGGGACTTTTGATCGCCAAGATTCCCTTCGAGACTCGGGATATTTCTAGTTTTCGTTCGGACGTGACTCGTGCTGAGAGTACGAATAGGCAGATTTTGGACTGCTTGAGTTTCTCGCTGGTGAATATCGTTCGAGAAGTCAAATTTTTCGAAACAACGGCAGGGAGCATCGATGCCCAGAATAGTAGCGAAATCGAGTCTGAGCGAGCGGAGACTAGGAATTACACTGCCGAGATGGCACGGGTTGCGAGCCTTGGAACTTTAGAAGAGGGACTGGTGTTCCTGTGGGCCATGGAGAAG ATGTACCTGGATTCTTGGACCTTTGCGTCCAAGCAAACGAGGCAAGAGCGCCCGAAGGGCCTCGACGCGTTCATTACAAACTGGACGTCAGATGAATTTAAAAATTTTGTGGACGATTTGGAGAAATTGGTTGACTTGTTGGGCATCGAACAAGGTTCAGACAATTGGAGACGAGCTGAAGCAACATGGAATAGGGTGGTAGAATTGGAGGAAGCATTTTGGCCTAAA